CCGTTCTGCTGCTCCTCTCGCTGGCGCTGCTCGCCCCCCCGGCGGCGGCCCAGTCCACGCCGCCGCCTGCCCAGTCGGCCCCCGAGGCGACCCCCACCCCCCTCACCCTGGCGCAGACCCTGGCGCGGCTGCGGGGGAGCCCTGGCTGGCTCAGCGCCGATCTCCAGTACCGGGGAGCGGAACTGGCACTGGGCAGCGCGCGGGCACGGGCCGGGGTAAACGTGACGGTGGGCGTGGACGCGAGCGCCGTGAAAGTCCCCGTGAGCACCGGGGAGACCACGCTGGGGGCGACCGTGACGGCGCAGGTGTCGGTGAGCGTCCTGCCCTGGTCCCCGACGCTGGAAGCGGTTCGCGGCGCCGAGCGTGACCTCGCCCGGGCGGGGTCGGATCGGCGCGCCGCCCAACTGAGCGCCACTGTGAATGCCGTACAGGCGTACTACGCGGCCCGGAACGCGGCGGTGAACCTCGCGCTGGCGGGGGAGCAGGTTGCCCTGGCCGAGCGGCAACTTGCGGTGGCGCAGGCGCAGCGGACGGCGGGCACCCTGCCCCCGGAAGGGCTGCTCGCCCGCCAGGGGGCTCTTGACGACGCGCGGGCGGCGCAGCGGCAGGCCCAGGCGAACGTGGACCTCGCGGCGCGGTCGCTGGCGAACCTGCTGGGGGGCGCGGTGACCCTGCCCACCGATCCCGCCGCCTTCAGCCCCCTGCCCGCCGCGCCCAGTGACCCGGGACCGCTGGACGCGCTGGTGGCCCGGGCCTTAACGGGTCGTCCAGAAGTCGCCCGGGCCGGGAACGACCTGGCGGACGCGCGGGCGAGGGTGCAGGCCGCTCAACTCGACGCCCGTCTCCCCGACCTCACCGCCAGCGCGCAGTACGGCGAACTCGCGGGCGCCCAGGGGACGGCGGGGCGAGTGGTCGGGGCCAGCCTGAACGCGAAGACGGGCGTGCTGGCCGGGCAGATCAGCGTGCCGCTGCGCGATTCCGGCGAGCGGCCGACCGGCCTGGCCCTGGGCCTGAGCGGCTCCTTCCCGGTCGTCGGTGGAGGGAAGGGGACCGCCCTCGCCTCCGCCGAGGTGGGTGTGCAGGCGGCTACGCTCGCCCTGGAGACGGCGCGGCAGAGCGTGGACCTGGAGGTGCGGCAGCGGTACGCCGACCTCCAGAGCGCGCGCGATTCCTTGAGCAGCGCCCAGAGTGGCCTGATCCGGGCGCAGGCAGCGCTGACGACCGCGCAGGCCCGGCTGGGAGCGGGCCTGGTGACCGAACTCGACGTGCAATCCGCTCAGCTCAATGTGGCCCAGGCGCAACTTGCCCTCGACAACGCGGTGGTGAACGCCTACCTCGCCTCGCTGCGGCTATCTCAAAGCACCACTGACCTCGACCCCAGGCTCCTGACTCCCTCGTCCCCCGCCCCGGAGGCCCGCCCATGAACCGCTTTGCCCTCGCGCTCGCCCTGACCCTCGCCGCTCCCCCCGCGCTCGCGCAGGCGGTGACGCTGACCCTGCCCGACGCGGTGGCTCGCGCCCTCGCGGGCGGCCCCGACGTGACGACCGCCCGCGCCAACCTGCAAAAGGCACAGGCGACCCTAAGGGCTGCGCAGGCCGACCCCACCTCCATCATCACCACCCTAACGCAGGCGCAGCAGGGGGCTGCCGCCGCCACGGCCACCCTGGCGGGCACCAAGCTCAATGTCGGGCAGACGGTGATCAACCAGTACCTCGCCGCGTTCGAGGGAGCCGGGGCGGTGACGTTGAACGAGGCGCAGGTGAGGCTCGACGAGCGCAACCTCCAGATCGCCCAGGCCCGGCTGCGGGCGCGCGTCGCCACGCAGCTCGACGTGAACCGGGCGCAGACCAGCCTGAACCAGAACCGCCAGGAACTCGCCAACGCCCGCGCCCAGCTCCCCGTGCTGGAGGCGCAGCTCGCCCGCACCCTCGGCCTGAACACGGGGACCGACCTGCGCCTCGCCGCGCCGCCCGCCCCGCCCAAGCTCGGCCTCACGCTCGCGGCGCTCCAGAGCGGGCTGGAGGGGCGCCTGCCCACCCTGGTGCAGGCCTTCCAGGGGGCCGAGTTCGCCTCCCTCCAGGTGCGCCTGGCCGACAACGACTACACGCCCGTCCGCACCCTGCAGGATGCCCGGGTCGCGCTGGAGAATGCCCGCCGTGACCTCGAAGGCGCGCAGCGGGCCGCGAGCACCGGGGTGCGCGACGCCTACCGCGCGGTGCAGGACGCCCAGGAACGGGTGGCCCTCGCCCGGCAGAGCCTCGCCAACGCGCAGACCAGCCTGACGCAGGCGCAGGCCCGCCTGAAGGCCGGGACCGCCGCCGCCGTCGAGGTTCAGCAGGCCCAGGTGCAGGTTCAGCAGGCCAGCTTCGCGGTGACCCAGGCGCAGGACAACCTCTGGCGGTCGCTCGCCGCCCTCTCCACCGCGGCGGGCACCGACGTCACCGGACTGGTGAGGTGAGGGGGATGGCCCGCCACCTCCTTCCCCTCACCCTGCTCCTGCTCCTCGCCGCCTGCTCGCCGGGCGGGGGACAGACGCAGTCCCAGGCGTCCACCCCCGCGGGCAACAATCTCGACGCCGCGCCCGCCAAGACCACCGCGCTCGCCGTGCGGACCCTGACGACGCGGGAAGGTACCCTGACGGTGGAGCGTACCCTGGCCGCGACCCTGCGCGCCGCCCGCGACAGCAACGTGGCCGCCCAGACGGGCGGGACGGTGACCAGACTCCTGGCCGACGAGGGCGAACGGGTCCGCGCCGGGCAGGTCGTCGTGCAACTCGACGACACCCAGGCGCGGCAGGCGCTGGAGAACGCGCGGCTCCAGGTCCGGCAGGCGCAGATCAACCTCGACCAGACCCGCACGAACACCGGGGAGGCGATCACCTCGCTTCAGGCCGCCGTGCAGGCGGCCGAGGCGAGCCTCCAGAAGGCGCGGCAGGACGCGCAGAGTGCGGCGGACCTCTACCGGCTGGGCGGGATCAGCCAGGCGGACCTCACCGCCGCCCGCAGCGCCCAGGCGCAGGCGGAAAGCGCCCTGGCCCAGGCCCGCAACAATCTCGCCCAGAACGGGCGGGGTGGGCAGGGCAGCCTCGCGCTCCTCCAGGCGCAGCTGGAGTCCGCCCAGGCGGGCGTGCGCCAGGCCGAGGAGAACCTGGCACGGACGGGCGTGAAGGCCCCCTTCGCGGGCGTGGTCGTGTCGCGCGCGGTGGAGGTCGGGGAGTTCGCCGGGCAGGGAAGCCCCGTCTTCCGCCTGGTGGACCCCGGCAGCCTCAAGGCCACCTTCAACGCGACCCCGCAGGACGCGCGGGCCTTGACCCCCGGCACCCGCCTCAACCTCGACTATGGCGGCCAGACGTACCTCGCCGTCGTGCAGGACGCGACCGGTGTAGCGGGCAGCGACCGGCTGGTGCCTGTCACCGCGCGGGTGGAGGGCGGCGGGAAAAACCTCCCCGTGGGCGGCAGCGCGCAGGTGCGCTACCGGGCCAGCCTGGGGGGCGGCGTGCTCGTGCCCAGCGGGGCGGTGCAGACCGACGGCGGCGAGAACGCGGTGTACGTCGCCGAGGGTGGGGTGGCCCGCCGCGTCCCCGTCACCGTCGTCGCCGAGGCGCAGGGGCGGGTCGCCGTGCGGGGCCTGAGCGCCGGGGCACAGGTGATCTCGCCCGTGCCGCCCAGCCTGCAAGACGGGGCGAGGGTCCGGGCCACACCCGGGGGAGGGGAGACGCCGTGAACCTGCCGGACCGCCCTTCGTTCCGGGGACCCGGTCCTCTCTCCTGCCCGCCCCGGCCCGGGTTCCCGGGCGCCCCGGAGGTCGTATGAGCACCCACGATCCGCCCGAATTCAGCGCGCCGCGTGGCACCCTCCCCGACGGCACGCCCGAACCCGCCCTGCACCCCGCGGTGCGCTTCAGCGTGCGGAACTACGTCTTCTCCATCGGCATCTTCGTGGTGGCGGTGCTGCTGGGCCTGATCGCGGCCACCCGGCTGGGAGTGGAACTCCTGCCCAACTTCGAGGTGCCCGTCCTCGCCGTCTCCACGGCCTACCCCGGTGCGACGCCCGACCAGGTGGACCGTGAGGTGAGCCAGAAGGTCGAGGACGCCGTGAGCACGCTGGGCGGCGTGGTGGACATCAACACGACGAGCGTGAGCAACCAGTCGGCGGTCGTGATCACCTTCGCCGACGGGACGAACATCGACTCGGCGGCGAACAGCGTGTCGCAGGCGGTGGCGGCCATCCGGGCCACCCTGCCGGACGGGGCCGAGGCGCCCGTCGTGCAGAAGTTCGACCCCAACGCCACGCCCATCCTGACGCTCGCACTGCTGGGCGGCTCCGCCCGTGCCGCGGACGTGACGACCTACGCCGAGGACACCCTGGTACCCCGGCTGGAGCGGGTCGAGGGCGTGGCCGACGTGAGCGTGTCGGGCGGCCCCGAACGGCAGATTCAGGTCCTCCTCGACCCGGCAGCGCTCCAGGCGTACAACCTGGCCCCCGCCCGGGTCACCGCCGCCATCGGCGCCTCCGCGCTCGACCTTCCCGCGGGGAGCCTGACCCAGAATGGCAACAGCATCGGCTTCTCCACCCGCAACACCCCGACCTCGCTCGCCGACGTGGAGCGGATCGTGGTGGACCCCGCCTCCGGCCTGCGCGTCTCGGACGTGGCGACGGTACGCGACACGACCGCCCGGCCGACGACCTACGCGCGGGTGAACGGGCAGCCCGCCGTGCTCCTCGACATCCGCAAGGCGAGCGGCACGAACAGCGTGGCCGTCGCCGACGCGGTGCGGGCGGCGATGGAGGCCCAGCCCCTCCCCAAGGGGTACGAACTCACGCTCGCCAGTGACACGACCCGCACCACCCGCGCGACGGTGAACGACACCTTCAAGGAATTTCTGATCGCCGTCGGAGCGGTCGGCCTGATCGTGCTGCTATTCCTGGGGCGGCTGAACACCGTGTTCGCGGTCATCCTCGCCATTCCCATCTCGATCAGCGCGGCGCCGCTGCTCTACAGCGTGATGGGCTTTTCCTTCAACATCATCTCGCTGCTGGCGATCATCGTCGCCATCGGCATCGTGGTGGACGACTCCATCGTGGTCGCCGAGAACGTGCAGCGCTACCGGGACATGGGGTACAGCCTGCTGAGAAGCGTGCTGCTGGGCGGCTCGGAGGTCTTCTCCGCCGTCACCGCCGCGTCCTTCTCGCTGCTCGCCGTGCTGATCCCGCTGAGCTTCATGCCGGGCATCCTGGGGCAGTTCTTCAGCCAGTTCGGCCTGGGCCTGGCCGCCGCGATCACCCTGAGCTGGCTGGAGAGCCTGCTCTTCCTGACTGTCCGCATGGCGTACACCCGCGACCCCGAGCCCCTCGGTTGGGGGCAGGTCCCCGGCGTGCTCGCCCGGCTGCCGCGCTTTTTCCGGGAGGCGCTGTCAGGAGTCCGCACCCTGCCCGGCCTGCTCCTCCTCGCCCTGTTCGGGGCCGCCGGATGGATCGCCCTCGACCGCGCCACCTCGCTGCCCGTACCCGCCGTCGCCGTCCTAGCCATTCTCCTCGCGCCCGTGCTCCTGACGCTGGTGCGATATGTCCTGACGGTCCTCCTCGCCCTGCTGGAGGCCCTGACCGGGACGCTGCACGGGTGGACGAACCGGGTGGTGATGGGGACGGCCCGCGCCTATGCCCGCACGGTCAGCCGCGTCCTGCGCCGCCCCTGGGTCGTCATGCTCATCGCGGGGCTCTTCCTCCTCAGCGTGCCGCTCGCCCTGCGCGGGGTTGGCTTCTCCTTCGTGCCCAGGAGTGACAGCGGCATCCTCAGCGTGGACGTGGAGTTGCCCGTGGGCACCGACCTCGCGCGCACAAATGCGCTGACCGCCCGCGTGGAGGACAGCCTCCTGAACCGCCCCGAGGTGAGGCTGGTGCAGACGAGCGTGGGCTCAGGCGGCGTCCTGGGCGGCACGAACGCGAACCGGGCCAGCCTGACCGTGACGCTGGTGGACCGGGCGAAACGCCCCCCCATCGACACCCTGATCGCGCGCTACGCCGCCGACCTCGGGCGGCTCGCGGCTCCGCTGCCCGGGGCGGAGGTCCGCGTCGTGGCCGAGGAGACCGGCCCCGGCGGCAGTTTCGACCTCAGCCTCGCGCTTACGGCTCCCAATCAGGCCCTGCTCGTTCAGCGCAACCGCGAGGTCGTGCGCCTGCTCTCCGCCGATCCCAACATCACCACCCTGGAGAGCAGCCTGAGCGCCACCCGCCAGGAGCGGACCTTCGTGCCCGACCCCAGCCGCCTGGCGGGCAGTGGCCTGAGCGCCAGCGACGTGGCCCAGGCCCTGCGGACCTACAACGACGGATCGGTCGCGGGCACCCTGCGCGACGCCGACCGCAGCGTGGACATCGTGGTCCGGCTCGACCCCGCCCAGGTGCAGGGCGAGCAGAGCCTGCTCTCGCAGACGGTGTACTCGCAGGCCCTGGGCGCGAACGTGCCGCTGTCCGAACTCGGCGCCTTCCAGCTTCGCCAGGCGCCCGCCACGCTGAGCCGCCTGAACAAGGCGTACACCGCGACGCTGAACATCAACCTGCAAAAGGGAGGCCCCAACCCCTTCGCCTACCAGCGCACCATCGTCGACAAGGTGCGGGCGGCGGGACTCCTCAGCGATAACGTGACCCTGGGGAACGCCTCGGCCTTCGGGAGCGCGGGACTGACCGCCGACCTGGTGTTTTACGGGCCCATCGTCCTCGTGCTCGCGGTGCTGCTGACGTACCTGGTGCTGGGGTCGCAGTTCAACTCGTTCCGCTACCCGGTCTACCTGCTGCTGCCGGTGCCGCTCGCCATCGTGGGGGCGCTGTGGACCCTGCACCTCTTCCGGGTGAACCTCGACGTGATCACGGTGCTGGGCATGGTGATCCTGCTCGGCCTCTCGACGAAGAACTCCATCCTGTACCTGGAATTCGTGACCGAGCGGATGCGCTCGCTGCCGCTGCGTGAGGCGCTCATCGAGGCCGCCGAGCTGCGCTTCCGGCCCATCCTGATGACCACCCTGACGGTGCTCGTGATCAGCCTGCCCCTCGTCTTCGGGCAGGGCGAGGGCGCGGAGTTCAGGCGGGGCCTGGGCATCGTGATCCTGGGCGGGGTGATCACCTCCACCCTGCTCACCTTCTTCGTCGTGCCCAGCGTCTTCTATCAGTTCGAGCGGCGCCGGGCCGGTCCGCGGGAGGCCGCCCCCACGCCGAACACCCTGGCCCCCACGGGCGACTGACCGGGGCGAGCAGCCTCAGCGGGGACGGGGGCTCTCCTGTCCCCGCTCCCATTCCTGCCGGATCGCCTCCCGCTCGAAGAGCCACGACTGGAGGTCCAGCTCCCGCCGCCTCGCCCGTTCGGCCTGCGCCCGCACCCGGTCCAGAAGCTCCTGGATGGTCCAACTGTTCCAGGGAGCACCGATCAATCCACCGTCCTGCACCTCCTCAGTCTGATCAGGAAAGCTGACGGAAGGTGCATGTTTTGTTACTCAACGTCAATCGACTGTGGGGGTACACCCGTTACGGGGGGCGCCGAGATACGGCCGGGTTCATCCCCTACGGCACAACTCCCGGCTCCGCACCCCACAACCTTTGCTAAAGACTGCCCGTTTCAGGCGCGCCTAGAATGCCTCTCAAACACGCGAGAAGCTCTGGGCCGCGCTGGGTGCGGCCTGATCGGAGAGTGAGGCGACTATGGATTGGCAGAATCTTCCCGGAGGGGGGAATATCGAGGATCGCCGTGGGGGAGGAGGCATTCCTGGCGGCGGGATCGCGGTGGGTGGGGTCGGCGGGCTGATCATCGCTCTGATTGCCATGTTCTTCGGCGTGGACCCGGGCGCGATTCTGGGCGGCCAGGGCAGCGCGCCCACGCAGACCCAGACGCAGACCGCACCCGGGCAGCAGGACACCTCCTACCAGTTCGTGGACCGCATCCTGGCGAGCACCGATCAGGTGTGGTCGGGCATCTTCGCTCAGGCGGGGCGCACCTACACCAAACCGACGCTGGTCCTGTACAGCGGGGCGACGCCCACCGCCTGCGGGCAGGGCAGCGCCGCCGCTGGCCCCTTCTACTGCCCGCTGGACAACAAGGTGTACCTTGACACCTCCTTCTTCGCGCAGATGGACCGCCGACTGGGGGGTGGCGGCGACTTCGCCTACTCGTACGTGATCGCGCACGAGGTGGGGCACCACGTCCAGAACGAACTGGGCATCGCCGATCAGGTCACCCGCGCCCAACAGCAGGCCCGCAGCGAGGCCGAGGCCAACCGCTACAGCGTGGCGCTCGAACTCCAGGCCGACTGCTTCGCGGGGGTGTGGGGCAACAAGGTTTCCAGCCTCGCCAACCTGACTGAGGCCGACGTACGCGAGGCGATCAACACCGCCACCGCCATCGGGGACGACACCCTCCAGCGTCAGGGCCAGGGTTATGTCGTGCCCGATTCCTTCACCCACGGCACCAGCCAGCAGCGTGTGAACTGGTTCATGACGGGCTTCAGGAGCGGCGACCCCAACAAGTGCGACACGTTCAACGGGCAGCTCTGACGCGGTTTCGTCTCTCACCCACCTTGCCCGGCCCTCCGCTTTCATAGGGTCATGTCCACCCCCACCCGCCCCCGATCCCAGCCCGGCTGGATGGTCGGGGGCGTTCCCGTGCAGCTCAAACGCAGCGCTCGGCGCCGCACCGTGACCCTGCGGGTGCAGCCCGGCGCGGTAACCGTTCATGCCCCGACCCGCACGCCCCTCGACCTGATCCAGGCCTTCGTCGAGGCGAAGCGCGGCTGGGCCGAGGGTCACCTCGCGCGGTACGCGGCGCAGGCCGTTGCCCCCACCCCCCTCGCCGACGGCTCCCCCCTGCCCTTTTTTGGGGAGACGCTCGTGCTGCGCCCCCGGCCCGGGACGCGCGCTCCATTACGCCTCGGTTCAGAACTGCACGTCCCGCCCGGCGACCCGGACACCCTCGCCCGTGCCGTCGAGGCGTGGTATCGCCGCGCCGCCCTTCCCGAACTGCGAACGCTGACCGAGGGCTATGCGGACGCCCTGGGTGCCCGGGACCGACTGGGCCAGGTCCGCCTGAGCCGCGCCCACACCCGCTGGGGCAGTTGCACGGCGGGGGGTGACATCCGCCTGCACTGGGCGCTGGCCCGCGCGCCGCGCGAGGTGGCCGCCTATGTCGCCCTGCACGAGGCCGCCCACCTCCTCGAATTCAACCACTCACCCCGCTACTGGGCGCACGTCTCACGCCTGATGCCCGACCACGCGCACCAGCGGGCCTGGCTGAAGGAGCACGGGCAGACGCTGGCGCGGCTGTAGAAGGGGAGACCCCAGCTACATGGCGGGCATAGGGCTGGGGAGGCCCGGGGTGTCCGGGTTGTCGGTGGGAGTCGGCTCCGGCATGCCGGGCAGGTCCGGGTTCATGGGCGGGTCCATGATCGGCCCGGTGTCGTCGCCGCTCGGCAGGCGCTCGGGCATGGGCGCGGGCGTGTCAGTGGGCTCGGTGGCGGGGGCAGGCGG
This region of Deinococcus apachensis DSM 19763 genomic DNA includes:
- a CDS encoding TolC family protein; translation: MRSPPVLLLLSLALLAPPAAAQSTPPPAQSAPEATPTPLTLAQTLARLRGSPGWLSADLQYRGAELALGSARARAGVNVTVGVDASAVKVPVSTGETTLGATVTAQVSVSVLPWSPTLEAVRGAERDLARAGSDRRAAQLSATVNAVQAYYAARNAAVNLALAGEQVALAERQLAVAQAQRTAGTLPPEGLLARQGALDDARAAQRQAQANVDLAARSLANLLGGAVTLPTDPAAFSPLPAAPSDPGPLDALVARALTGRPEVARAGNDLADARARVQAAQLDARLPDLTASAQYGELAGAQGTAGRVVGASLNAKTGVLAGQISVPLRDSGERPTGLALGLSGSFPVVGGGKGTALASAEVGVQAATLALETARQSVDLEVRQRYADLQSARDSLSSAQSGLIRAQAALTTAQARLGAGLVTELDVQSAQLNVAQAQLALDNAVVNAYLASLRLSQSTTDLDPRLLTPSSPAPEARP
- a CDS encoding TolC family protein, with product MNRFALALALTLAAPPALAQAVTLTLPDAVARALAGGPDVTTARANLQKAQATLRAAQADPTSIITTLTQAQQGAAAATATLAGTKLNVGQTVINQYLAAFEGAGAVTLNEAQVRLDERNLQIAQARLRARVATQLDVNRAQTSLNQNRQELANARAQLPVLEAQLARTLGLNTGTDLRLAAPPAPPKLGLTLAALQSGLEGRLPTLVQAFQGAEFASLQVRLADNDYTPVRTLQDARVALENARRDLEGAQRAASTGVRDAYRAVQDAQERVALARQSLANAQTSLTQAQARLKAGTAAAVEVQQAQVQVQQASFAVTQAQDNLWRSLAALSTAAGTDVTGLVR
- a CDS encoding efflux RND transporter periplasmic adaptor subunit; translated protein: MARHLLPLTLLLLLAACSPGGGQTQSQASTPAGNNLDAAPAKTTALAVRTLTTREGTLTVERTLAATLRAARDSNVAAQTGGTVTRLLADEGERVRAGQVVVQLDDTQARQALENARLQVRQAQINLDQTRTNTGEAITSLQAAVQAAEASLQKARQDAQSAADLYRLGGISQADLTAARSAQAQAESALAQARNNLAQNGRGGQGSLALLQAQLESAQAGVRQAEENLARTGVKAPFAGVVVSRAVEVGEFAGQGSPVFRLVDPGSLKATFNATPQDARALTPGTRLNLDYGGQTYLAVVQDATGVAGSDRLVPVTARVEGGGKNLPVGGSAQVRYRASLGGGVLVPSGAVQTDGGENAVYVAEGGVARRVPVTVVAEAQGRVAVRGLSAGAQVISPVPPSLQDGARVRATPGGGETP
- a CDS encoding efflux RND transporter permease subunit, with product MSTHDPPEFSAPRGTLPDGTPEPALHPAVRFSVRNYVFSIGIFVVAVLLGLIAATRLGVELLPNFEVPVLAVSTAYPGATPDQVDREVSQKVEDAVSTLGGVVDINTTSVSNQSAVVITFADGTNIDSAANSVSQAVAAIRATLPDGAEAPVVQKFDPNATPILTLALLGGSARAADVTTYAEDTLVPRLERVEGVADVSVSGGPERQIQVLLDPAALQAYNLAPARVTAAIGASALDLPAGSLTQNGNSIGFSTRNTPTSLADVERIVVDPASGLRVSDVATVRDTTARPTTYARVNGQPAVLLDIRKASGTNSVAVADAVRAAMEAQPLPKGYELTLASDTTRTTRATVNDTFKEFLIAVGAVGLIVLLFLGRLNTVFAVILAIPISISAAPLLYSVMGFSFNIISLLAIIVAIGIVVDDSIVVAENVQRYRDMGYSLLRSVLLGGSEVFSAVTAASFSLLAVLIPLSFMPGILGQFFSQFGLGLAAAITLSWLESLLFLTVRMAYTRDPEPLGWGQVPGVLARLPRFFREALSGVRTLPGLLLLALFGAAGWIALDRATSLPVPAVAVLAILLAPVLLTLVRYVLTVLLALLEALTGTLHGWTNRVVMGTARAYARTVSRVLRRPWVVMLIAGLFLLSVPLALRGVGFSFVPRSDSGILSVDVELPVGTDLARTNALTARVEDSLLNRPEVRLVQTSVGSGGVLGGTNANRASLTVTLVDRAKRPPIDTLIARYAADLGRLAAPLPGAEVRVVAEETGPGGSFDLSLALTAPNQALLVQRNREVVRLLSADPNITTLESSLSATRQERTFVPDPSRLAGSGLSASDVAQALRTYNDGSVAGTLRDADRSVDIVVRLDPAQVQGEQSLLSQTVYSQALGANVPLSELGAFQLRQAPATLSRLNKAYTATLNINLQKGGPNPFAYQRTIVDKVRAAGLLSDNVTLGNASAFGSAGLTADLVFYGPIVLVLAVLLTYLVLGSQFNSFRYPVYLLLPVPLAIVGALWTLHLFRVNLDVITVLGMVILLGLSTKNSILYLEFVTERMRSLPLREALIEAAELRFRPILMTTLTVLVISLPLVFGQGEGAEFRRGLGIVILGGVITSTLLTFFVVPSVFYQFERRRAGPREAAPTPNTLAPTGD
- the ypfJ gene encoding KPN_02809 family neutral zinc metallopeptidase, with product MDWQNLPGGGNIEDRRGGGGIPGGGIAVGGVGGLIIALIAMFFGVDPGAILGGQGSAPTQTQTQTAPGQQDTSYQFVDRILASTDQVWSGIFAQAGRTYTKPTLVLYSGATPTACGQGSAAAGPFYCPLDNKVYLDTSFFAQMDRRLGGGGDFAYSYVIAHEVGHHVQNELGIADQVTRAQQQARSEAEANRYSVALELQADCFAGVWGNKVSSLANLTEADVREAINTATAIGDDTLQRQGQGYVVPDSFTHGTSQQRVNWFMTGFRSGDPNKCDTFNGQL
- a CDS encoding M48 family metallopeptidase gives rise to the protein MSTPTRPRSQPGWMVGGVPVQLKRSARRRTVTLRVQPGAVTVHAPTRTPLDLIQAFVEAKRGWAEGHLARYAAQAVAPTPLADGSPLPFFGETLVLRPRPGTRAPLRLGSELHVPPGDPDTLARAVEAWYRRAALPELRTLTEGYADALGARDRLGQVRLSRAHTRWGSCTAGGDIRLHWALARAPREVAAYVALHEAAHLLEFNHSPRYWAHVSRLMPDHAHQRAWLKEHGQTLARL